From the genome of Candidatus Binatia bacterium, one region includes:
- a CDS encoding MYXO-CTERM sorting domain-containing protein, with protein sequence MKNRMGPKVGWMRRGLVGLSGLAMVLGGWTVPAMGVTVTFEGSDAVPGGTMTLKVRLATEAGDPNIVTLQSDVRFPVDQLLFEGMCVDTGTVCANDFRCCAGYPGCTPDAVVNAKGDCQMLDCVPNSALLPGQFAVSVPIVDDDPAPDGGLMRLSFPPVVNPTPFPIPILPSGELVTCTFEVPEDAPLGPFELLLERLQASDDTAEIVPATFAVTPGSIITATPTLTPTGTPTPTVTGTLPTETPTETPTETPTDTPTEMATPTDTPTLTATGGTATPTPTSATPSATATSSTPSATPTTKAATPTFTATPTSTAPPGLTPTPTGTGGMLTATPTATPPGATRTPTRTPTAGKKKVDDDGCAIQPAASSSSTAWWLAVPVALLWWRRRRRNGGL encoded by the coding sequence ATGAAGAATCGAATGGGCCCGAAAGTTGGTTGGATGCGGCGGGGACTGGTTGGACTCAGTGGCCTGGCCATGGTTCTGGGCGGCTGGACGGTGCCGGCGATGGGGGTGACAGTAACCTTCGAAGGCAGCGATGCGGTGCCCGGCGGGACGATGACCCTCAAGGTCCGCCTTGCCACTGAGGCCGGTGACCCGAACATCGTAACGCTGCAATCCGACGTGCGCTTTCCGGTGGATCAGCTGCTGTTTGAGGGCATGTGCGTCGATACCGGGACGGTTTGCGCTAACGATTTCCGCTGCTGTGCGGGTTACCCGGGCTGCACGCCCGACGCGGTTGTTAACGCCAAGGGCGATTGCCAGATGCTCGACTGCGTACCTAACAGCGCTCTGCTACCCGGTCAGTTTGCTGTCAGTGTGCCGATCGTCGACGATGACCCGGCGCCCGACGGAGGGCTGATGCGGTTGAGCTTCCCTCCGGTGGTAAACCCGACACCGTTTCCGATTCCGATCCTCCCGAGCGGGGAGCTCGTCACGTGTACCTTCGAGGTGCCCGAGGATGCGCCCCTTGGCCCGTTCGAGCTTCTGCTCGAGCGTCTGCAGGCTAGTGACGACACTGCGGAAATCGTGCCGGCGACCTTCGCTGTAACCCCGGGGAGCATCATAACTGCGACGCCGACGCTGACGCCGACCGGGACGCCGACACCGACCGTGACCGGTACCTTGCCGACTGAAACGCCGACCGAAACACCGACTGAAACGCCGACTGACACGCCCACCGAAATGGCGACCCCCACCGACACCCCGACTTTGACGGCAACCGGTGGGACCGCAACTCCAACGCCGACGAGCGCGACGCCGAGCGCTACGGCAACCAGCAGTACGCCGTCTGCGACTCCCACCACCAAGGCGGCGACGCCGACCTTCACCGCGACGCCGACCAGTACGGCGCCGCCGGGGCTGACCCCGACTCCGACAGGCACCGGGGGAATGCTGACGGCGACCCCAACGGCGACGCCTCCCGGTGCGACGCGGACGCCGACGCGCACGCCGACGGCCGGCAAGAAAAAGGTTGACGACGACGGTTGCGCCATCCAGCCCGCGGCTTCAAGCAGCTCCACGGCGTGGTGGCTCGCGGTTCCGGTGGCGCTTCTGTGGTGGCGGCGACGGCGCCGGAACGGAGGCTTGTGA